A stretch of Cloacibacillus sp. DNA encodes these proteins:
- a CDS encoding EamA family transporter, whose product MWAIYALCSAFFAALTSILAKIGIEGVNSNLATAVRTVVVVIMAWLVVWMTGSGAQLGDISRKSWLFLALSGLATGASWLFYFKALQMGEASKVMPVDKFSVVLGILMAFIFLHEAVSAKVLAGAALITAGTFVLIL is encoded by the coding sequence ATGTGGGCGATATATGCGCTTTGTTCCGCGTTTTTTGCGGCTCTTACCTCTATTCTCGCAAAGATAGGCATAGAGGGCGTCAATTCAAATCTCGCAACGGCCGTAAGGACGGTGGTAGTCGTCATAATGGCGTGGCTTGTCGTGTGGATGACGGGTTCAGGCGCCCAGCTTGGTGACATCAGCAGAAAGAGCTGGCTCTTTCTTGCGCTTTCGGGGCTTGCCACTGGCGCCTCGTGGCTTTTTTATTTCAAGGCGCTGCAGATGGGCGAGGCCTCAAAGGTGATGCCCGTCGATAAATTCAGCGTGGTCTTGGGCATACTGATGGCCTTCATCTTCCTGCACGAGGCCGTCTCCGCCAAGGTGCTGGCGGGCGCGGCTCTCATCACGGCTGGGACTTTTGTACTGATACTCTAG